In Musa acuminata AAA Group cultivar baxijiao chromosome BXJ2-3, Cavendish_Baxijiao_AAA, whole genome shotgun sequence, the following proteins share a genomic window:
- the LOC135608465 gene encoding zinc finger CCCH domain-containing protein 18-like — MEGGETRSYDMDFFELAKIIFGRVQKLEPENVVKILGCIFLKEPRGQEMVQLAFGPDTMLLSKIIDAKIMLGMLSSKSCVPEMQIGSYPPPGSHTFSSPVNFHVTPTYWDPQFAAEHHPPSHNFDFVPQAYADSLADEFLLHNQPQAVKQLDSTNHIGNYYYSEASLSGSMASRTTRRSHSLSDLPIKACHYFNKGYCKHGSNCRYSHAQSFPDGYSHVFSPSMNDYVNEDHTFMPKSLERLEMEIIELLRSKRGMAVSTASLPLLYSEKYGKNIQAEGYLTESQRHGKTGFNLTKLLSHLKKSIRLIERPHGQHSVILAEDAPRYMEFRNERNDLASTVSSSHQIYLTFPAESTFTEDDVSSYFKQFGQVRDVRIPCQDKRMFGFVSFVHPETVNVILMKRNPHYICGARVLVKPYREKSKVIDRMYSDKIKPHYPSRYLDVDHDVHSVPRESDTSSLLGNHLIEKEMMEHLSGLNLAPKTLTQHDYLGHGVEDLKVSEGPSNLFLDHFSYSFDAMNNGSTSYDKARQTSNSFGDQENGHVELPESPFASPSVGSSISTVI; from the exons ATGGAGGGAGGAG AGACTAGATCCTATGATATGGATTTCTTTGAATTGGCCAAGATCATCTTTGGTAGAGTCCAAAAACTGGAACCAGAGAATGTTGTGAAGATACTGGGATGCATATTCTTGAAAGAGCCTCGTGGGCAAGAAATGGTTCAACTGGCATTCGGTCCCGATACCATGTTGCTCTCAAAGATAATCGATGCCAAGATCATGCTTGGCATGTTGTCATCCAAGAGCTGCGTGCCCGAAATGCAGATCGGTTCTTACCCTCCTCCTGGATCGCACACCTTTTCCTCTCCTGTGAATTTTCATGTTACACCAACTTATTGGGATCCTCAGTTTGCTGCTGAGCATCATCCTCCATCCCATAACTTTGATTTTGTTCCACAAGCATATGCTGATTCGTTAGCCGATGAATTCCTGCTTCACAATCAGCCCCAAGCAGTGAAGCAACTGGATTCTACTAACCATATTGGCAATTATTACTACTCGGAAGCTTCATTGAGTGGCAGCATGGCTTCGAGGACTACCAGGAGATCACACAGCCTATCGGACTTACCTATCAAGGCTTGCCATTACTTCAACAAGGGTTACTGCAAACATGGATCGAACTGTAGGTACTCGCATGCTCAGTCGTTTCCAGATGGTTATTCTCATGTATTTAGCCCTAGCATGAATGACTATGTGAACGAGGACCACACCTTCATGCCTAAGTCGCTTGAGAGGCTAGAAATGGAGATCATAGAACTTCTGAGATCAAAGAGGGGAATGGCTGTGTCTACTGCCTCATTGCCTCTGCTGTACTCTGAGAAGTATGGAAAGAACATCCAGGCCGAGGGGTACCTCACGGAGAGCCAGCGACATGGGAAGACCGGTTTCAACTTGACAAAGCTGCTTTCTCACTTGAAGAAGAGCATCCGGCTAATCGAGAG ACCACACGGGCAACATTCAGTAATTCTAGCAGAAGATGCTCCGAGATATATGGAGTTCAGGAATGAGAGAAATGATTTAGCTTCAACAGTTTCTAGTTCTCACCAGATTTATCTTACATTCCCAGCTGAAAGCACATTTACCGAGGATGATGTTTCCAGCTATTTCAA GCAATTTGGACAAGTGCGTGATGTTAGGATCCCTTGTCAAGACAAACGTATGTTTGGGTTTGTCAGCTTCGTCCATCCTGAGACCGTCAACGTGATTCTTATGAAGAGAAATCCCCATTACATATGTGGTGCCCGTGTTTTAGTCAAGCCATACAGGGAAAAATCAAAAGTTATCGACAG AATGTACTCAGACAAAATAAAGCCACATTACCCTTCTCGTTATCTCGATGTAGATCATGATGTTCATTCTG TGCCTCGAGAATCTGATACGTCAAGCTTACTTGGAAATCATCTGATTGAGAAGGAAATGATGGAACATCTCTCTGGATTGAACCTGGCACCTAAGACACTAACCCAGCATGATTACTTGGGTCATGGAGTGGAAGACTTGAAGGTTTCTGAAG GTCCTAGTAATTTATTTCTAGATCACTTCAGCTATTCATTTGATGCTATGAATAATGGCTCCACAAGTTATGACAAAGCTAGGCAAACAAGCAACTCATTTGGTGACCAGGAAAA TGGCCATGTTGAACTCCCAGAGAGCCCTTTTGCATCTCCATCAGTAGGAAGCAGCATATCTACAGTCATATGA
- the LOC135608464 gene encoding transcription termination factor MTERF9, chloroplastic-like isoform X1, whose protein sequence is MYTNSQRIFCSHVDKNSPEMAMLCFPPKSSPLFFSASSSPLLPSPSAGFRRSGVGFAVFSSHSNPRILKSTRRSRTGRLISPYDDEDDDKDDDEEEDEDESEEREDDLSDVEDQFSDRKLSKIYSTEPNRKPGQHQVLRKGRQNRLLESAQSFRLSNGSLKVDGEIISKKIDHQYNLGRSYEMEHVDLENAKQKNSNFAKSKFQKLAEEIDFDEKWFPLIEYLSTFGLKDSHLISIYERHMPCLQINLSSAQERLEFLLSVGVKHKDIKRILMRQPQILEYTVENNLKSHVAFLVSIGVPHSRIGQIITAAPSLFSYSIEHSLKPTVRYLVEEVGIKTSDISKVVQLSPQVLVQRIDNSWTSRFSFLSKELGAPKDSIVKMVTKHPQLLHYSIEDGILPRINFLRSIGMCNSDILKVLTSLAQVLSLSLERNLKPKYLYLVNELRNEVKSLTKYPMYLSLSLEQRIRPRHRFLVSLKKAPKGPFPLSSLVPSDECFCQQWAGTSLEKYLAFRQSLQLTDFAKKYQRKV, encoded by the exons ATGTATACTAACAGCCAGCGAATATTCTGTTCCCATGTGGATAAGAACTCTCCAGAAATGGCGATGCTATGCTTCCCACCCAAATCCTCGCCTCTCTtcttctccgcctcctcctctcctctcctcccttctCCCTCCGCTGGCTTCCGCCGCTCCGGCGTCGGTTTCGCCGTCTTCTCCTCCCACTCCAACCCCCGCATCCTCAAATCCACCCGCCGGTCACGGACGGGCCGCCTGATCTCCCCATACGATGACGAAGACGATGATAAAGATGACGatgaggaggaggacgaagacgAGAGCGAGGAACGGGAA GATGATCTTTCAGATGTTGAAGATCAATTCTCTGATAGAAAATTGTCAAAGATTTACTCAACTGAACCAAATAGAAAGCCAG GACAACATCAGGTACtgagaaaaggaaggcaaaacaGATTGTTAGAAAGTGCACAAAGCTTCAGGCTTTCAAATGGTTCGCTGAAGGTTGATGGGGAAATCATCTCAAAGAAAATAGATCATCAATACAACTTAGGTAGATCTTACGAAATGGAGCATGTTGATTTGGAGAATGCAAAG CAGAAGAATAGTAACTTTGCAAAGAGCAAATTTCAGAAACTAGCAGAAGAAATAGATTTTGATGAGAAGTGGTTCCCCCTAATTGAGTACTTGAGCACTTTTGGTTTGAAAGATTCTCATTTAATTTCCATCTATGAGAGACATATGCCTTGTCTTCAGATAAATTTGTCTTCTGCTCAAGAAAGGTTGGAGTTCTTGTTGAGTGTTGGTGTCAAACACAAAGATATCAAAAGGATACTTATGAGGCAGCCTCAAATTCTGGAGTACACTGTTGAGAACAATCTCAAGTCCCATGTTGCTTTTTTGGTTAGTATAGGAGTTCCTCACTCTCGTATAGGGCAGATTATAACTGCAGCCCCATCTTTGTTCTCTTATAGTATCGAGCACTCATTGAAGCCAACAGTCAGGTATTTGGTTGAAGAGGTTGGTATCAAGACAAGTGATATCAGCAAAGTTGTGCAGTTGAGCCCCCAGGTTCTTGTCCAGCGGATTGACAATTCATGGACTTCACGCTTCTCTTTTCTGTCGAAAGAATTAGGGGCTCCTAAGGATAGCATAGTCAAGATGGTCACCAAGCATCCACAACTCCTCCATTACAGTATTGAGGATGGAATATTGCCTAGAATAAACTTTCTCAGGAGCATCGGCATGTGTAATTCTGATATTCTGAAAGTGTTAACAAGCCTTGCTCAG GTATTATCTTTGTCATTGGAGAGGAACCTGAAGCCTAAATATCTGTATCTAGTTAATGAACTACGGAATGAAGTGAAGTCCTTGACAAAATATCCTATGTACTTGAGCTTGTCCCTTGAGCAGAGAATTCGTCCCCGTCATCGATTTTTAGTTTCTTTGAAGAAAGCTCCAAAAGGCCCATTTCCTTTGAGTTCATTGGTTCCTTCTGATGAATGCTTTTGTCAACAGTGGGCGGGAACTAGTTTAGAGAAGTATTTGGCATTTAGACAGAGTTTACAACTGACTGACTTTGCTAAGAAGTATCAAAGAAAAGTATAA
- the LOC135608464 gene encoding transcription termination factor MTERF9, chloroplastic-like isoform X2, translating into MYTNSQRIFCSHVDKNSPEMAMLCFPPKSSPLFFSASSSPLLPSPSAGFRRSGVGFAVFSSHSNPRILKSTRRSRTGRLISPYDDEDDDKDDDEEEDEDESEEREDDLSDVEDQFSDRKLSKIYSTEPNRKPGQHQVLRKGRQNRLLESAQSFRLSNGSLKVDGEIISKKIDHQYNLGRSYEMEHVDLENAKKNSNFAKSKFQKLAEEIDFDEKWFPLIEYLSTFGLKDSHLISIYERHMPCLQINLSSAQERLEFLLSVGVKHKDIKRILMRQPQILEYTVENNLKSHVAFLVSIGVPHSRIGQIITAAPSLFSYSIEHSLKPTVRYLVEEVGIKTSDISKVVQLSPQVLVQRIDNSWTSRFSFLSKELGAPKDSIVKMVTKHPQLLHYSIEDGILPRINFLRSIGMCNSDILKVLTSLAQVLSLSLERNLKPKYLYLVNELRNEVKSLTKYPMYLSLSLEQRIRPRHRFLVSLKKAPKGPFPLSSLVPSDECFCQQWAGTSLEKYLAFRQSLQLTDFAKKYQRKV; encoded by the exons ATGTATACTAACAGCCAGCGAATATTCTGTTCCCATGTGGATAAGAACTCTCCAGAAATGGCGATGCTATGCTTCCCACCCAAATCCTCGCCTCTCTtcttctccgcctcctcctctcctctcctcccttctCCCTCCGCTGGCTTCCGCCGCTCCGGCGTCGGTTTCGCCGTCTTCTCCTCCCACTCCAACCCCCGCATCCTCAAATCCACCCGCCGGTCACGGACGGGCCGCCTGATCTCCCCATACGATGACGAAGACGATGATAAAGATGACGatgaggaggaggacgaagacgAGAGCGAGGAACGGGAA GATGATCTTTCAGATGTTGAAGATCAATTCTCTGATAGAAAATTGTCAAAGATTTACTCAACTGAACCAAATAGAAAGCCAG GACAACATCAGGTACtgagaaaaggaaggcaaaacaGATTGTTAGAAAGTGCACAAAGCTTCAGGCTTTCAAATGGTTCGCTGAAGGTTGATGGGGAAATCATCTCAAAGAAAATAGATCATCAATACAACTTAGGTAGATCTTACGAAATGGAGCATGTTGATTTGGAGAATGCAAAG AAGAATAGTAACTTTGCAAAGAGCAAATTTCAGAAACTAGCAGAAGAAATAGATTTTGATGAGAAGTGGTTCCCCCTAATTGAGTACTTGAGCACTTTTGGTTTGAAAGATTCTCATTTAATTTCCATCTATGAGAGACATATGCCTTGTCTTCAGATAAATTTGTCTTCTGCTCAAGAAAGGTTGGAGTTCTTGTTGAGTGTTGGTGTCAAACACAAAGATATCAAAAGGATACTTATGAGGCAGCCTCAAATTCTGGAGTACACTGTTGAGAACAATCTCAAGTCCCATGTTGCTTTTTTGGTTAGTATAGGAGTTCCTCACTCTCGTATAGGGCAGATTATAACTGCAGCCCCATCTTTGTTCTCTTATAGTATCGAGCACTCATTGAAGCCAACAGTCAGGTATTTGGTTGAAGAGGTTGGTATCAAGACAAGTGATATCAGCAAAGTTGTGCAGTTGAGCCCCCAGGTTCTTGTCCAGCGGATTGACAATTCATGGACTTCACGCTTCTCTTTTCTGTCGAAAGAATTAGGGGCTCCTAAGGATAGCATAGTCAAGATGGTCACCAAGCATCCACAACTCCTCCATTACAGTATTGAGGATGGAATATTGCCTAGAATAAACTTTCTCAGGAGCATCGGCATGTGTAATTCTGATATTCTGAAAGTGTTAACAAGCCTTGCTCAG GTATTATCTTTGTCATTGGAGAGGAACCTGAAGCCTAAATATCTGTATCTAGTTAATGAACTACGGAATGAAGTGAAGTCCTTGACAAAATATCCTATGTACTTGAGCTTGTCCCTTGAGCAGAGAATTCGTCCCCGTCATCGATTTTTAGTTTCTTTGAAGAAAGCTCCAAAAGGCCCATTTCCTTTGAGTTCATTGGTTCCTTCTGATGAATGCTTTTGTCAACAGTGGGCGGGAACTAGTTTAGAGAAGTATTTGGCATTTAGACAGAGTTTACAACTGACTGACTTTGCTAAGAAGTATCAAAGAAAAGTATAA
- the LOC135608466 gene encoding uncharacterized protein LOC135608466, translated as MDEPHGSAMDDCVTVGWLLCVLPMNQLGTVLNDVQGERRIHGRDAKSKREEVGGWWTGAGPKPLLQGRLKYESSSKDMHGGSLFYMLSSGNLNPVADPMKKKRFSRRHERSRSP; from the exons ATGGACGAACCACACGG CAGCGCGATGGACGACTGCGTCACGGTTGGTTGGTTGCTGTGCGTCCTCCCCATGAATCAGCTTGGAACAG TCCTCAATGATGTGCAGGGGGAGAGGAGAATCCATGGGAGGGATGCAAAGTCCAAGAGGGAAGAAGTTGGGGGGTGGTGGACGGGGGCAGGGCCAAAGCCACTTTTGCAAGGGAGATTAAAGTATGAGAGCAGCTCCAAAGACATGCATGGAG GTTCTTTGTTCTATATGCTTAGCTCTGGGAATCTGAACCCCGTAGCGGACCCGATGAAGAAGAAAAGGTTCAGCCGACGCCACGAACGATCCAGATCGCCGTAA